AAGCTCAGGACAGGTCACTCTGGGTGACAATTATTATTATTTCTTCCTTCGTCGATAGCCTTTGTAAGATTACCTCAGGATGACGGCATTATTTCTTATCTTCGTCATATTTCAGCTCATAGAGCTGAAATATGCCCCTTCCCTACTCCTTTCACGATGCAGCCCAGTTCTTTGAACTTCTTGATCTTATCATCGCACAGGAAGTTGGAACAATCAACTATGAGCGGTTTTTTACCACAGGTTTCTATCAGGTATTTTGGATCGATAGTTTTGTATTCTGAATGACCAACAGCAAAAATTACTACGTCAGAGCCCGGCAGAATTTTGTCCAGATCATTAAAGATATCTTCTGTTTCCAGTTCTGCCCAGTATTCCACATATTGATCATGGCATTTCACATCTGCCCATTCCTCACGTAGCAAACGAACTAAAGTATAAGATGGAGAATGTCTTGTATCACCTACATCTTCCAGATAAGAAACACCCAGAACAGATATTTTAACATCTCTCAGTTCCGGAATTTCCTCTTTGATCAAATCCACGGTATGGGTTGGCATGGTATCATTTATATTTACTGAATTTACTGCAATTGCCAGGCTATCATCAATCTCAAAAACATCTTTCATGGCCCAGTTGGCTAGAACAGGATCTTTAGTAAGACAATAACCTCCAACTCCCAGACTGGGTCGCAGCAAGTTGTCATGAGTACCTTTTCTTTTGCGGATAGCATCACGTACTTTGAACAGATCAACTCCGATTTTCTCAGCAAACCTGGCCCATTCCAGAGTTAAAGCAATATTTGTAGCGCGATAAGAATTTTCCATAACCTTAGCCATTTCAGAAGCATTGGTGTTTTCCAGTTCTGTAAGAGGATAATTTTCCACATTCAGTACATTGCTGAGAAATTCTCGAGCCAGCTGTTTGCTCATATCATTCACTCCGGAAAAAACCCGCCAGAAATCACGAATAGAGCTGACATATTTTGCTCCCGGCATCACCCTTTCGTAGGAATGAGCAACAAGAGCAGGATTTTTTTTAACATCTATTCCACGTTTAACGAATTCTTCTTCGATAATCGGTTTTACGATTCGTTCACTGGTTCCAGGAGGAACTGTAGTTTCTACCAGAACCAGACATTCCGGACGAATATGCTGTCCCAGAGTTCGCATGCCATCACGGAAATGTGTAATATCACAGTAACCCTTTTCAGCTTCGCCAAAAGCGGGTTTAGTGGCATCCAGTTGAATATCTACAACCACAACATCAGCAACTTCATAGGCTACATCGTGCCAAGTTGCTCTGAAATTATGCTTCTGATTTACACAGCGTTCAAATAATTCCGGTACTTCCGGATCGGAAGAACTTACAGGCGGCACTCCGGTATTAATGACAGGAACTTTCCAGAAAGAGCGTTTGGAAGGTCTTTGATGTCCATGAACATAATAAATCGGCTCTCCATTTTCGTCTGTAGCATCAGCTACCACAACAGCCATCACGCAGCCGACAAAGCCCATGCCCTGCACGGTTACAATCTTTCTTCCCAGTTTACGCTGTTCTTCCGTTATCCGCAGTACTTCTTCGCGTTCAAATTTTGATTCTTCCTGTGTTGGCAGCAGATATTCTGTACCATCCGGTGATAATGAAAAGTTAGGCATAAAGGCTCCTTTTATTTAATATAATTTGTACTGGGGTTTAGGTGCATGGTATTTGGTTTTTTTAAGTTAGATGAAAGAATGAGATTGTTTCGTCGCTATGATTCTCGCAAGGATACAATGAAATACGTCATGTTGAAGTAAACCCACGATTGTTTTGACGAAACATGAGACATTATCCTTCGTCAATCTTCTGTGAAAGAATTCCTCAGGATGACGGGAAACCAAACTCAATTTTCAAATCTTTGATCATCATTTCAAGATTTTTCTCAAGTTCATAATTTATCGGAATTCCTCTTTCTCGAACTTCCTGCTCTTTGAGATATTCCTTTTCTCCCGCAACAAATATTTTTGTTTTATCTTTTCTAATTTTACTATTTTGTATCTGTTTTAGAATATCAGTTGTGATCTCTTTAAAACGCTTGATTTCAATAAATTTCTCTATATCTATTGCCAGAAAGAAATGTCCAAGTTTATAGGGAACTCGCTTATCACCATCCCAACCATGAAGTCCATGCAGATATGAACCATTTTGCAGAGCAGCACAAAGAATTTCAACCATCACAACTAAGCCAAATCCTTTATGTCCACCTGACACCTCTTCTGTTCCACCTAAACCAACCAGAGCAGCTTTCTTGGCAATCAGGTCTACAAGAAGTTTTTGTGTATCTGTATAAGGTTTTC
The genomic region above belongs to Candidatus Cloacimonadota bacterium and contains:
- a CDS encoding nucleotide sugar dehydrogenase → MPNFSLSPDGTEYLLPTQEESKFEREEVLRITEEQRKLGRKIVTVQGMGFVGCVMAVVVADATDENGEPIYYVHGHQRPSKRSFWKVPVINTGVPPVSSSDPEVPELFERCVNQKHNFRATWHDVAYEVADVVVVDIQLDATKPAFGEAEKGYCDITHFRDGMRTLGQHIRPECLVLVETTVPPGTSERIVKPIIEEEFVKRGIDVKKNPALVAHSYERVMPGAKYVSSIRDFWRVFSGVNDMSKQLAREFLSNVLNVENYPLTELENTNASEMAKVMENSYRATNIALTLEWARFAEKIGVDLFKVRDAIRKRKGTHDNLLRPSLGVGGYCLTKDPVLANWAMKDVFEIDDSLAIAVNSVNINDTMPTHTVDLIKEEIPELRDVKISVLGVSYLEDVGDTRHSPSYTLVRLLREEWADVKCHDQYVEYWAELETEDIFNDLDKILPGSDVVIFAVGHSEYKTIDPKYLIETCGKKPLIVDCSNFLCDDKIKKFKELGCIVKGVGKGHISAL